A section of the Microcoleus sp. FACHB-68 genome encodes:
- a CDS encoding type II toxin-antitoxin system VapC family toxin, producing the protein MSKSSKPLHYWDSCTFLALLKNEADKIDECRSVIKAAEAGKVIIVTSTLTFIEVVRLEKRKPKLPKEHEEKIRAFFKHEWIYICELDRKIAELARELMWQYESLRPKDSTHVATAIYYNVDVLDTFDEGLIKLSGQIGEHPLIIQKPFLPTQLDLFDSM; encoded by the coding sequence TTGAGCAAATCATCTAAGCCTCTTCATTACTGGGATTCATGTACTTTCTTAGCTTTACTTAAGAATGAAGCTGATAAGATTGATGAATGTCGTTCAGTTATAAAAGCTGCTGAAGCTGGCAAAGTCATAATAGTTACTTCTACTTTGACTTTTATCGAAGTAGTTAGGTTAGAAAAAAGAAAACCTAAACTTCCAAAGGAACATGAGGAAAAGATACGAGCTTTTTTTAAGCATGAGTGGATTTATATATGTGAGCTTGATCGAAAAATTGCAGAACTAGCTAGAGAATTGATGTGGCAATATGAAAGTCTGAGGCCAAAAGATTCTACCCATGTAGCAACAGCAATCTACTATAATGTGGATGTTTTAGATACCTTTGATGAGGGCCTGATCAAACTTTCTGGTCAAATAGGAGAGCATCCATTAATCATACAAAAGCCATTTTTGCCAACCCAACTAGACCTTTTTGATTCAATGTGA
- a CDS encoding KTSC domain-containing protein yields the protein MQLHPIESSLIQAAGYDEASETLEVVFNSGKT from the coding sequence ATGCAACTACATCCGATAGAATCTAGCCTGATTCAGGCTGCCGGCTATGACGAAGCAAGTGAAACATTGGAAGTTGTCTTTAACAGTGGCAAAACCTAG
- a CDS encoding DUF3611 family protein, whose amino-acid sequence MSNKSDRPALPPSVQRVVPVFRYAGWTSFWVQLVLAVVAALIFLFCIPLAIPRANAVNVTNPGTGPGTFFAISGLVALGISIYWSWRYTRVANQLQSANPNLRPKKADALKLLQRGLIVNLVGMLLTLLGAEAINGTLLAKSISSQGVVFTDPSALSRFIQPLDIFLVLGNTHTIVAHFVGITTVLWLINWINKD is encoded by the coding sequence ATGTCAAACAAATCAGATCGCCCTGCGCTTCCCCCATCTGTTCAGCGAGTTGTCCCTGTATTTCGCTATGCCGGCTGGACTAGCTTCTGGGTGCAATTAGTTCTAGCTGTTGTTGCCGCCCTAATTTTCTTATTTTGTATCCCGCTGGCCATCCCCCGTGCCAACGCCGTTAACGTAACCAATCCCGGTACTGGTCCAGGGACATTTTTTGCGATTAGCGGACTCGTCGCCCTTGGCATCAGTATCTATTGGTCTTGGCGCTACACCCGCGTGGCCAACCAACTTCAATCTGCCAATCCCAATTTGCGGCCCAAAAAAGCAGACGCCCTGAAACTTCTGCAGCGCGGATTGATCGTAAATTTAGTGGGGATGCTCTTGACCCTCCTAGGGGCAGAAGCGATTAACGGCACTCTCTTAGCCAAGTCGATCAGTTCTCAAGGGGTCGTGTTCACCGATCCCTCAGCACTGAGTCGATTTATTCAACCCCTGGATATCTTTCTGGTGCTGGGGAACACTCACACGATTGTGGCTCACTTTGTTGGCATTACTACGGTGCTGTGGTTGATCAACTGGATTAATAAAGATTAG
- a CDS encoding helix-turn-helix domain-containing protein → MALKPAAHSNVTGHTNLEASQEALRVLLGQIEAELYQSDTYRRALASFETLLGETDQGSQILIKAVAREAIGLAFKKFIKHYRALPATDQKGHEASTNAQDTLNPSAPADAGKPPTQTGTVASKALSPTSKKSGTKKLSKAQLAAQKIDLEREDRLRQIGQELQQARQARFLSRQQLHRQTLVPLAHLEALETGHIEQLPEDVFVRGFIRRLANALGLDAAGMVASLPAPDPVKSVVPSWQRPLTESGMQLRTGHLYVGYTALMASAVGGLSWMSGQATPGAIAEPDPAALSPKTVSESIKPAEPTATPGLTSGKNRVAAGSDIAPPEALAF, encoded by the coding sequence ATGGCACTGAAACCGGCGGCACACTCTAATGTGACGGGCCACACAAACCTTGAAGCATCTCAAGAAGCATTACGAGTTTTACTGGGGCAAATTGAAGCTGAACTCTATCAGAGTGACACCTATCGCCGCGCTTTAGCCAGTTTTGAGACGCTGCTAGGGGAAACAGATCAGGGCAGCCAGATTCTGATCAAGGCAGTGGCCAGAGAAGCAATTGGACTGGCATTTAAAAAATTTATCAAACACTATCGAGCGCTGCCGGCCACCGACCAGAAAGGTCACGAGGCAAGCACAAACGCTCAAGATACCCTTAACCCCTCTGCCCCTGCCGATGCCGGCAAACCGCCCACTCAAACCGGCACGGTTGCGTCTAAAGCGCTCTCCCCAACAAGTAAGAAGAGTGGAACTAAAAAACTCTCGAAAGCTCAGCTGGCAGCCCAAAAAATCGATCTGGAACGAGAAGATCGTTTGCGCCAGATTGGCCAAGAACTGCAACAAGCACGTCAGGCTCGTTTCCTTTCCCGCCAGCAACTTCACCGTCAAACCCTAGTCCCACTCGCTCACCTGGAAGCTTTAGAAACCGGGCACATTGAGCAATTACCAGAGGATGTTTTCGTTCGGGGTTTTATCCGCCGGCTGGCGAATGCGCTGGGGTTGGATGCTGCCGGCATGGTCGCTTCTTTACCGGCACCCGACCCGGTAAAATCTGTCGTACCGTCCTGGCAGCGACCTTTAACTGAATCTGGAATGCAATTGCGAACAGGACATTTGTACGTGGGTTATACCGCCCTCATGGCAAGTGCCGTGGGCGGACTTTCCTGGATGTCTGGGCAAGCAACACCCGGAGCAATTGCTGAACCTGATCCGGCTGCTTTATCTCCTAAAACTGTCTCTGAGTCAATCAAGCCGGCGGAACCAACCGCAACGCCCGGTTTAACTTCAGGCAAAAATCGCGTAGCTGCCGGCTCGGATATTGCACCGCCGGAGGCGCTAGCTTTTTAG
- the proB gene encoding glutamate 5-kinase has translation MPQTIVVKIGTSSLTVPTTGNLALSTIATLVETLTDLRRQGHRVVLVSSGAVGVGCARLGLQERPRSIALKQAVAAVGQGRLIRVYDDFFTTLQQPIAQVLLTRTDLVQRSRYVNAYNTFQELLRLGVVPVVNENDTVAVEELKFGDNDTLSALVASLIEADWLFILTDVDRLYSADPREVPDAQPIALVQRLEQLAELQVQTGGSGTSWGTGGMATKIEAARIATGAGVRTVITAGAYPRNIDKILQGEPIGTQFEPQPRTDSARKRWIAHGLIPAGKLFLDAGAVAAICQLGKSLLPAGITGIEGEFNASDAVQLCDLSGREMARGLVNYSSPELQRIRGRKSDEISQILGYAGAETVVHRDNLVLSN, from the coding sequence ATGCCGCAAACCATCGTTGTAAAAATAGGGACTTCTAGTTTGACGGTGCCGACCACCGGCAACCTCGCCCTTTCCACCATTGCCACCCTCGTAGAAACCCTCACAGACCTTCGCCGGCAAGGGCACCGAGTTGTTTTGGTTTCCTCTGGTGCCGTAGGGGTGGGTTGCGCTCGCCTGGGACTGCAAGAACGCCCGCGCAGCATTGCGCTGAAACAGGCAGTCGCCGCAGTCGGCCAAGGCCGGCTCATTCGGGTATATGATGACTTTTTTACGACCCTGCAACAGCCGATCGCGCAAGTGCTGCTGACTCGAACCGACTTGGTGCAGCGCAGCCGATACGTGAATGCTTACAACACCTTCCAAGAATTGTTGCGGTTGGGAGTGGTGCCGGTGGTGAATGAAAACGACACCGTAGCCGTTGAAGAACTCAAGTTTGGGGATAATGACACGCTTTCGGCGCTGGTAGCCAGTTTGATCGAAGCCGACTGGCTATTTATACTCACGGATGTGGATCGGTTGTACTCTGCCGATCCGCGCGAAGTGCCAGACGCCCAACCGATTGCTTTAGTGCAGCGCTTGGAACAGCTAGCGGAGTTACAGGTACAAACCGGCGGCAGTGGCACCAGTTGGGGCACCGGCGGCATGGCAACCAAAATCGAAGCGGCACGGATTGCCACGGGTGCGGGAGTTCGCACAGTGATCACTGCCGGCGCTTATCCCAGAAATATTGACAAAATCTTACAGGGAGAACCGATTGGCACTCAGTTTGAACCTCAACCCCGAACCGACAGCGCCCGCAAACGCTGGATCGCTCACGGTTTGATTCCGGCGGGCAAGCTGTTTTTAGATGCCGGTGCCGTGGCAGCGATCTGTCAGCTGGGAAAATCGTTACTTCCTGCCGGCATCACCGGGATTGAAGGAGAATTCAATGCCTCAGATGCTGTGCAGCTATGCGATCTTAGCGGTCGGGAAATGGCGAGAGGATTGGTAAACTATAGCAGCCCGGAACTACAGCGAATTCGAGGGCGCAAGTCTGATGAAATTTCCCAGATTTTGGGTTATGCCGGCGCTGAAACCGTGGTTCACCGAGATAACCTCGTTTTGAGTAACTAG
- a CDS encoding YqeG family HAD IIIA-type phosphatase gives MSWGKLLQPDLVLGDSILSLTPAIVQQYQLKGLVLDVDETLVPMRVAEASPEMRQWVDTIRPLAKLWLVSNNLSASRIRSIAESLNVPYILGAAKPSRRKLRQAVDGMNLPVDQVAMVGDRLFTDVLAGNRLGMFTILVEPVIDPTEAIRRYHWRSFEVWFSQILGATLTPPK, from the coding sequence ATGTCTTGGGGCAAACTCTTACAGCCTGACTTAGTTTTAGGAGACTCAATTTTGAGTCTGACACCGGCGATTGTGCAGCAATACCAGCTGAAAGGATTAGTGCTGGATGTGGATGAAACCTTGGTGCCTATGCGGGTTGCTGAAGCTTCTCCAGAAATGCGGCAGTGGGTCGATACTATCAGACCCTTGGCAAAGCTGTGGCTCGTCAGCAATAACCTCAGCGCCTCTCGCATTCGCAGTATCGCCGAGTCCTTGAACGTGCCCTACATTCTAGGCGCGGCTAAACCCTCCCGGCGCAAGTTAAGGCAAGCAGTTGATGGCATGAATCTGCCGGTTGATCAGGTGGCGATGGTTGGGGATCGCCTCTTTACCGATGTCCTCGCCGGCAACCGCTTGGGAATGTTTACTATTTTGGTCGAACCTGTAATTGATCCCACTGAAGCGATCCGCCGCTATCACTGGCGTTCCTTTGAGGTGTGGTTTTCTCAAATCCTCGGAGCCACCCTCACGCCGCCAAAGTAA
- the mltG gene encoding endolytic transglycosylase MltG — MKVVKRISKWSLFLAIILTTLGVCAWQGWSWWSWASAPPAGSVASGNSPQDKAVQLQIPPGTSAQQIGQDLESAGLIRSASAWKLWARWLMQRGGGDFKAGTYNIAPTESMQEIANKIWTGDVVKLNFTIPEGWSLKQMAAYFESQGFFTAQDFLKAASEIPQAQYPWLPNGLPHLEGFLYPDTYELVGDDITPQAVLRQMLTRFEQLALPIYQKGDRQTKMSLLEWVTLASIVEKEAVIPGERARIAGVFTKRLQEGMSLGADPTVEYGLGVTQTPDKPLTLAQVNTPSPYNTYINAGLPPTPIASPGIESLKATLNPENTEFLYFVALYDGTHVFSRTLAEHEAAQAKIRDERSATEKSPN; from the coding sequence ATGAAAGTTGTCAAACGCATTTCCAAGTGGTCGTTGTTCCTCGCTATCATCCTGACGACCTTAGGAGTCTGTGCTTGGCAGGGCTGGTCTTGGTGGAGTTGGGCCAGTGCGCCACCGGCAGGCTCGGTTGCTTCGGGAAACTCACCCCAAGACAAAGCGGTTCAGCTACAAATTCCGCCTGGAACATCGGCTCAACAAATTGGCCAGGATCTAGAGTCAGCCGGTTTGATCCGTTCTGCGTCCGCTTGGAAACTGTGGGCGCGGTGGTTAATGCAACGCGGGGGTGGCGATTTTAAAGCCGGCACCTATAACATCGCCCCCACAGAATCAATGCAGGAGATTGCCAACAAAATTTGGACCGGCGACGTTGTCAAGCTCAACTTCACCATTCCCGAAGGATGGTCACTCAAGCAAATGGCTGCTTACTTTGAGTCACAAGGGTTTTTTACAGCCCAAGACTTTCTCAAAGCAGCCAGCGAAATTCCGCAAGCGCAGTACCCCTGGCTGCCCAATGGCTTACCCCATCTCGAAGGTTTCCTATACCCCGACACCTACGAGCTAGTCGGTGATGACATCACCCCGCAAGCAGTTTTAAGACAGATGCTCACTCGGTTTGAGCAGTTGGCACTTCCGATCTATCAAAAAGGAGATCGGCAGACCAAGATGAGCTTGCTTGAATGGGTGACACTCGCCAGCATCGTCGAAAAAGAGGCCGTCATTCCAGGCGAACGTGCCCGAATTGCCGGCGTGTTTACCAAGCGCTTGCAAGAAGGAATGTCATTAGGTGCCGATCCCACCGTTGAGTACGGCTTGGGAGTCACCCAAACACCCGATAAACCCCTAACCTTGGCCCAGGTTAATACGCCTTCTCCCTATAACACCTATATCAATGCCGGCCTGCCGCCGACGCCTATTGCCAGTCCCGGTATTGAGAGCTTAAAAGCTACTCTCAATCCAGAAAACACAGAATTTCTCTATTTTGTGGCGCTGTATGACGGAACTCACGTCTTTAGCCGCACCCTAGCCGAACACGAAGCCGCTCAAGCGAAAATTCGGGATGAGCGTTCGGCTACTGAAAAATCACCCAACTAA